In one Bacillus sp. PK3_68 genomic region, the following are encoded:
- a CDS encoding SH3 domain-containing protein: protein MKKIAIMFTVIFGLIGLSFHSPQAAVNGPGQYTVKVETKLNVREKPSPKARVVGSLKKGASVYVYNTEPGGWAKVRYNNKAGYVSAGYLVPASSEISTFKKEAVATASPILHVRATPSPKAKVIGTLKKRASVYVYATDTAGWSEIRYNGKKAYVGTSYLTFKSRLTLKEAEKLILSSEPAPDKEIKMSYYEAERDVYRAKVGFKGTPYGYYFLIIDPDNGAMKAD from the coding sequence ATGAAGAAGATAGCCATCATGTTCACTGTCATTTTTGGCTTAATTGGCCTGTCGTTTCATTCACCGCAGGCAGCAGTAAACGGGCCAGGGCAGTATACTGTAAAAGTTGAGACAAAGTTAAATGTACGTGAAAAGCCGAGCCCAAAAGCAAGGGTAGTCGGTTCACTAAAAAAAGGCGCTAGCGTGTATGTATATAATACAGAGCCCGGGGGATGGGCGAAAGTTAGATATAATAATAAAGCAGGTTATGTTTCTGCGGGATACCTTGTGCCTGCAAGCAGTGAAATAAGTACATTTAAAAAAGAAGCAGTTGCCACAGCCTCTCCCATTCTTCATGTAAGAGCCACTCCAAGTCCGAAAGCTAAGGTGATCGGCACACTAAAAAAGAGAGCGTCTGTTTATGTGTATGCAACTGACACGGCAGGCTGGTCGGAAATTAGATATAATGGCAAAAAAGCTTATGTTGGAACCAGTTATCTTACATTTAAAAGCCGATTGACATTAAAAGAAGCAGAAAAGCTTATTTTAAGTAGCGAGCCAGCACCCGATAAAGAGATTAAAATGAGTTACTACGAAGCGGAACGCGATGTCTATCGTGCAAAGGTAGGATTTAAAGGAACCCCATATGGGTATTACTTTCTCATTATAGACCCGGATAACGGAGCGATGAAGGCCGATTAA
- a CDS encoding methyl-accepting chemotaxis protein gives MKSVFTYFGTIRSKLILSFSLILIIPALIIGTLSYGTAKEAVKQEMLNGFSENIDLLNSSIDQTIQSKIHDADVFSQSTSSSFYKGESSPALRQKLAQYSKLHPEVFSIYVATNTGLFIEEPVITDTSSYDPRTRDWYKESMAKKGKTIISKPYPDVTTGDMVVTISQSTKDGSGVIGIDINLNYIQGLIKQVKIGKEGYAFLLDKDQTAIAHPSIKAGEQVKKNFYQTMYNGAKGTFDYRDGDSEETMSFVTNKLTGWKIGGTIKQAEFTAAAAPIFQKTLLVILIATIIGAAIVFLIIKSIIKPLRRLKEQAITVSKGDLTEPVSVQSDDEIGQLAGAFNIMQENIRQLVQKIESNAEQVAASSQELTASAEQTSTATEQVASSIQEVAGSAEKQTSGVDRNVLSLREISKGVSQIADRSGKVSELAHDTTIQAEEGGKAVANTVKQMHSIRASVTESNEMIHSLHERSKEVSSILDVITGIAEQTNLLALNAAIEAARAGEQGKGFAVVADEVRKLAEQSQQSAGEIFSIVQGIQKDTESSVQVMARVTDDVQAGVNVSNEAIEKFKLILQRTREITPQMEDVSATAEQMAAAVQEVTHTTNELAIIAKENAATSEDVAASAEEQLASMEEISASAKALSSMAEELQELISAFKY, from the coding sequence GTGAAAAGTGTCTTTACATACTTTGGGACCATCCGGTCTAAATTAATTTTATCTTTTTCCCTCATTTTAATTATCCCGGCACTTATTATTGGCACGCTCTCTTATGGAACAGCCAAAGAAGCGGTAAAACAGGAAATGCTCAACGGCTTTTCCGAGAATATTGACTTATTAAATTCTTCAATCGATCAAACCATTCAATCGAAGATCCACGATGCTGACGTTTTTTCGCAAAGCACCTCTTCTTCTTTTTATAAAGGGGAAAGCAGCCCTGCACTTCGGCAAAAATTAGCGCAGTATTCAAAATTACACCCTGAAGTTTTCAGTATCTATGTTGCTACAAACACTGGCTTGTTCATCGAGGAGCCAGTAATTACGGATACATCTAGTTATGATCCGCGGACGAGAGACTGGTATAAAGAATCGATGGCTAAAAAAGGAAAAACAATTATCTCGAAACCTTATCCTGATGTAACGACAGGGGACATGGTTGTTACTATCTCGCAATCGACAAAAGACGGATCAGGTGTAATTGGCATCGATATTAACTTGAACTATATTCAAGGGCTAATCAAACAAGTGAAAATTGGTAAAGAGGGTTATGCTTTTCTTTTGGACAAGGATCAGACCGCGATAGCTCACCCTTCTATTAAAGCTGGTGAGCAAGTGAAAAAAAACTTTTATCAGACGATGTATAATGGAGCAAAAGGAACGTTTGATTATAGAGACGGCGATAGTGAAGAAACGATGAGCTTTGTAACAAACAAATTGACCGGCTGGAAAATAGGCGGGACGATCAAACAAGCGGAATTCACTGCTGCCGCCGCTCCTATCTTCCAAAAAACACTGCTCGTCATTCTTATAGCGACAATCATTGGTGCAGCTATCGTCTTCCTTATTATCAAGTCAATTATTAAGCCGCTTAGGAGACTAAAAGAGCAAGCAATCACCGTTAGTAAAGGCGACTTAACAGAGCCGGTGAGTGTCCAGTCAGACGATGAAATCGGACAGCTGGCGGGGGCATTCAACATTATGCAAGAAAACATCAGACAGTTAGTTCAAAAGATTGAGTCTAATGCAGAACAAGTAGCAGCCTCTTCACAAGAGTTAACCGCAAGCGCCGAGCAAACAAGCACGGCCACAGAACAAGTCGCCTCATCCATTCAAGAAGTAGCGGGCAGTGCGGAAAAACAAACGTCTGGTGTTGACCGGAATGTCCTCTCCCTGCGAGAAATATCTAAAGGTGTCTCTCAAATTGCTGATCGTTCTGGAAAAGTATCTGAGCTTGCCCATGACACAACCATTCAAGCGGAGGAAGGCGGAAAAGCTGTCGCCAATACCGTCAAACAAATGCACTCCATTCGTGCGTCAGTGACAGAATCAAATGAAATGATTCACTCCTTGCACGAACGTTCTAAGGAGGTCAGCTCCATTTTAGATGTAATTACCGGAATTGCAGAACAAACGAATTTGCTCGCTTTAAATGCAGCCATTGAAGCGGCAAGAGCAGGTGAGCAGGGCAAAGGATTTGCCGTCGTAGCTGACGAAGTGCGGAAGCTAGCTGAACAATCACAACAGTCAGCGGGAGAAATCTTTTCCATCGTCCAAGGCATACAAAAAGATACAGAAAGTTCCGTGCAGGTGATGGCTCGTGTTACAGACGATGTGCAAGCCGGAGTAAACGTATCAAATGAAGCAATTGAAAAGTTTAAACTAATTTTACAACGCACAAGAGAAATCACTCCACAAATGGAGGATGTATCTGCTACTGCTGAGCAAATGGCGGCAGCTGTTCAAGAGGTTACTCATACAACAAATGAATTGGCGATTATTGCGAAAGAAAATGCGGCTACTTCAGAGGATGTGGCTGCATCAGCCGAGGAACAGCTTGCTTCGATGGAGGAAATTTCCGCCTCCGCAAAGGCGCTATCCTCCATGGCCGAAGAACTGCAAGAATTGATTTCCGCCTTTAAGTACTAA
- a CDS encoding Hsp20/alpha crystallin family protein encodes MQFSLIDKKWWISMDNYFNGWDALFKKFFDGEVEGKFNQYFKGAENQLRMNLYESKDELLCLFLVPGVKKVEDICLTVNEKMLEVSCDIHFEHSNFRVIQEEFNEGTFTRVINLPFLVRKDRIDASYKRGLLAVRLVRLPPSKENQAISIKDEE; translated from the coding sequence ATGCAATTCTCATTAATTGATAAAAAGTGGTGGATATCTATGGATAACTACTTTAATGGATGGGATGCTTTATTTAAGAAGTTTTTTGACGGGGAGGTGGAGGGGAAGTTCAACCAGTACTTTAAAGGAGCGGAAAACCAGCTGCGAATGAACTTATACGAATCGAAAGATGAGCTCCTGTGTTTATTTCTCGTTCCAGGAGTTAAAAAGGTAGAAGATATCTGTTTGACGGTTAACGAAAAGATGTTGGAAGTCAGCTGTGATATCCATTTTGAGCACAGCAATTTTCGTGTGATTCAAGAGGAATTCAATGAAGGAACCTTTACACGCGTGATCAACTTGCCGTTTTTGGTGAGAAAGGATCGGATTGATGCATCTTACAAACGGGGACTGCTCGCTGTTCGCTTAGTACGTCTTCCGCCTAGCAAGGAGAATCAAGCGATTTCCATTAAAGACGAAGAGTAA
- a CDS encoding spore germination protein: MPSIISGPFKVNSNSGVLNFGDALNISPKSVGKEVNGSGGGNVGDFIMTNNGVSINNTIDPDIADQAQAGNI, encoded by the coding sequence ATGCCTTCTATAATTAGCGGACCATTTAAAGTAAATAGCAATAGCGGCGTTTTGAATTTTGGAGACGCTTTAAATATCTCTCCAAAGAGTGTAGGAAAAGAGGTGAATGGCTCAGGAGGAGGCAATGTAGGGGATTTTATTATGACGAATAACGGGGTTAGCATAAATAACACGATAGATCCGGATATAGCGGATCAAGCACAAGCAGGCAATATATAA
- a CDS encoding spore germination protein GerPE: MFKRTSIVKNIYVTTVADSSVLEIGDSANMTLRNNALAVQRQAELFFGNEGNLNNYPLFSKMIPIPQINENITVTRYNLSPFIHVSHINIVGVASSSVLQIGSTGKINLESRIKHIRQLTEIDD, translated from the coding sequence TTGTTTAAAAGAACATCCATTGTTAAAAACATCTATGTCACCACCGTAGCTGACAGTTCAGTCTTAGAAATCGGAGATTCAGCCAACATGACATTGCGCAATAATGCATTAGCTGTCCAACGCCAGGCAGAACTCTTTTTCGGGAATGAAGGCAATCTTAACAATTATCCACTTTTTTCAAAAATGATACCCATACCGCAAATCAACGAAAACATTACCGTTACGAGATATAATCTTTCCCCTTTTATCCATGTGAGCCATATCAACATAGTAGGGGTTGCTTCATCCAGCGTGCTGCAGATTGGGTCGACAGGGAAAATTAATTTGGAATCCAGAATAAAGCATATTAGACAACTAACGGAAATAGATGATTAG
- a CDS encoding spore gernimation protein GerPD, whose amino-acid sequence MNFTVVNKNISVGSLEIGGVASASVALVGDTDTITLSSIFDTPPESFIVGPFVPLSPE is encoded by the coding sequence ATGAATTTTACAGTCGTCAATAAAAATATTTCTGTGGGGAGTTTGGAAATCGGCGGGGTGGCCAGCGCTTCTGTGGCGTTAGTTGGCGACACGGATACAATTACACTGTCATCTATATTTGATACTCCGCCTGAGTCTTTTATTGTCGGGCCTTTCGTTCCTCTCTCCCCTGAATAG
- the gerPC gene encoding spore germination protein GerPC: MYFNYSHMIHSLQQMQQWVNAQQQRITQLEANVQQLQLELQSLKENQSSNIERVEYKFDQLKVERLEGTLNIGITPHAGEGSIEDFSVEQNDLTVPPMNPQQRLLLFGNIQRQVHEYLNGECYPVLNTIEQQKNQPLNANYRQYIIDDIKKQIDSRIHYYLNQINMSNMAEEQLAEIEGRTVNRVKEDIHKTYDEFIAQLPKEGGFLE; the protein is encoded by the coding sequence ATGTATTTTAATTATTCTCATATGATACATAGTCTCCAACAAATGCAACAATGGGTCAATGCCCAACAGCAGAGAATTACTCAACTGGAAGCGAATGTTCAGCAGCTTCAGCTGGAGCTTCAATCGTTAAAAGAAAATCAGTCCTCCAATATTGAACGGGTAGAATATAAATTCGATCAATTAAAAGTGGAAAGGCTGGAAGGAACGTTAAACATCGGCATTACTCCTCATGCCGGAGAAGGATCGATTGAAGACTTTTCTGTTGAACAAAATGACTTAACGGTGCCGCCGATGAATCCTCAGCAGCGGCTGTTGTTGTTCGGAAATATTCAGCGGCAGGTTCATGAGTACTTAAATGGAGAGTGCTACCCTGTTTTAAACACAATTGAGCAGCAAAAAAATCAGCCGCTGAATGCTAATTATCGGCAATACATTATTGACGATATAAAAAAACAGATTGATTCACGCATCCATTATTATCTGAATCAAATTAATATGAGTAACATGGCGGAGGAGCAGCTAGCAGAGATTGAGGGCAGAACAGTGAACAGAGTAAAGGAAGACATTCATAAAACTTATGATGAATTTATTGCCCAGCTGCCAAAGGAAGGAGGCTTTCTAGAATGA
- a CDS encoding spore germination protein GerPB, giving the protein MNFHINQSIVIHNLKIDAISNSSFLQIGSAGIIKALSNLYNTGGFTEPAPQAGQQSQQPFFVPLTPPTRS; this is encoded by the coding sequence ATGAATTTTCACATTAATCAAAGCATCGTCATTCACAATTTAAAAATTGATGCCATTTCCAACTCTTCCTTTTTGCAAATTGGAAGTGCGGGCATTATTAAAGCTTTGTCCAATCTTTATAACACAGGAGGGTTTACTGAACCAGCTCCGCAGGCGGGACAGCAAAGTCAGCAGCCTTTCTTTGTGCCGCTTACTCCCCCGACCCGTTCTTAA
- a CDS encoding spore germination protein, whose translation MPAIVGAVKVISIGSSSVFNIGDVYNISPSSTAKTFAGAGSFNTGDGMRVRNDYSSTNTYDADAADSNIQTVV comes from the coding sequence ATGCCAGCAATCGTAGGGGCGGTAAAAGTCATTAGTATAGGAAGCAGCAGTGTTTTTAATATTGGTGATGTGTATAACATTTCTCCGTCCAGTACAGCAAAAACCTTTGCTGGGGCGGGTTCCTTTAATACAGGGGATGGCATGAGAGTAAGAAATGATTATAGCTCAACGAATACGTATGATGCAGATGCGGCCGATTCCAATATTCAAACCGTTGTATAA
- a CDS encoding CAP domain-containing protein, which produces MRSFFYTLIVLAILFISWPAIEKQITKNNDSPVVYKLQSSLEQIKENPYISEALDNLYASLSQLIGSDETATDPQRKNVEKPALTKPAEQAFSIHNIELQESKQKAEQILGTPQRSSYNEYGVEWHTYHTDYQNFLMVAYDKNNQVAGLYTNQDLIASASGIKLGSDRNTVLQKLGKPLSQLRKGLVYMKLQTDQEYDMFMIDHSYVTIFYDKHENNTVTAIQIISNDLEQEKPAFYAEASEQLKEGLEYQLFDLTNAARVNHHLPILTWNNPVKETARKHSADMAKQNYFSHTNLRGQSPFDRMKADHIFFTTAGENLAYGQFSSVFAHEGLMNSLGHRENILRPEYRFLGVGVAFNKESQPYYTENFFAK; this is translated from the coding sequence TTGAGGAGCTTTTTTTATACATTAATAGTTTTAGCTATTTTATTCATCTCCTGGCCTGCAATCGAAAAGCAGATTACAAAGAATAATGATTCACCGGTCGTTTATAAACTTCAGTCGAGTCTTGAGCAAATTAAAGAAAACCCTTATATTTCAGAAGCACTCGACAACCTGTATGCGAGCCTGTCTCAATTGATCGGATCGGATGAAACCGCTACTGACCCGCAAAGAAAGAACGTTGAAAAGCCCGCTTTAACAAAGCCGGCTGAACAAGCTTTTTCCATCCATAACATTGAACTTCAGGAAAGCAAGCAAAAGGCTGAGCAAATTCTTGGCACTCCGCAGCGTTCTTCCTATAATGAATATGGCGTCGAGTGGCACACTTATCATACCGATTACCAAAATTTTTTGATGGTTGCCTATGATAAAAACAATCAAGTAGCAGGGCTTTATACAAATCAAGATTTGATCGCTTCAGCCAGCGGAATTAAGCTTGGAAGTGATAGAAACACCGTTCTGCAGAAATTAGGAAAGCCTTTAAGCCAGCTTCGCAAAGGGTTGGTTTACATGAAGCTCCAAACCGATCAAGAGTATGACATGTTCATGATTGATCATAGTTATGTCACTATTTTTTATGATAAGCATGAAAACAATACAGTGACTGCTATTCAAATTATCAGTAACGACCTGGAGCAGGAAAAGCCGGCTTTCTATGCAGAAGCGAGCGAACAATTAAAAGAAGGATTGGAATACCAATTATTCGATCTAACGAATGCCGCCCGTGTCAATCACCATCTCCCGATTTTAACATGGAACAATCCGGTAAAAGAAACCGCAAGAAAGCATAGCGCAGACATGGCTAAGCAAAATTATTTTTCTCACACAAACCTTCGTGGCCAGTCTCCCTTTGATCGGATGAAAGCCGACCATATCTTTTTCACAACAGCGGGCGAAAATTTGGCTTACGGGCAATTTAGCAGTGTTTTTGCCCATGAGGGGTTAATGAATTCTCTCGGCCACCGTGAAAACATCCTGCGTCCTGAATACCGGTTTTTAGGTGTTGGCGTGGCTTTTAACAAGGAATCACAGCCTTACTATACAGAAAACTTCTTTGCGAAATAG
- a CDS encoding IS1182 family transposase, translating into MLSKNNPIQRNQIEMIALDQLVPENHLVRKMEAAMDFSFIYDLVEGLYAEVGRPSIDPIILIKLTFIQYAFGIRSMRKTIEEVETNMAYRWFLGYGFHDKVPHFSTFGKNYERRFKDTDLFEQIFYRILKIAAEKKLISAEHVFVDSTHVKASANKRKFEKKMVRKETRAYQERLQEEINQNREDHGKKPFPPDKFDKEETKEIKESTTDPDSGYYVKDERTKQFAYSFHAAADRKGFVIGTMVTPGNTHDSQILEPLMEKVIEKVGKPKAVGADGAYKTPAIASYLMENGMTPALPYTRPRTKEGFFRKHDYVYDEHFDCYLCPAGEVLNYSTTNKEGYREYRSPKQVCTSCPFLAKCTESRDHQKVVTRHIWQKYMEEADHLRHHEEVKAIYAERKETIERVFADAKEKHGMRWTTLRGLKKLSMQAMLTFAAMNLKKMASWTWREPEMA; encoded by the coding sequence GTGCTTTCGAAAAACAATCCAATCCAACGGAATCAAATAGAAATGATCGCTCTAGACCAGCTTGTACCAGAGAATCACCTGGTCCGTAAAATGGAGGCAGCAATGGATTTCTCTTTTATTTATGACTTGGTGGAAGGATTGTACGCGGAAGTGGGCCGCCCAAGCATTGATCCAATTATTTTAATTAAACTAACATTTATCCAATATGCCTTTGGCATTCGATCCATGCGCAAGACGATCGAGGAAGTGGAAACGAATATGGCCTACCGCTGGTTTCTCGGTTATGGATTCCATGATAAAGTGCCGCATTTCTCTACCTTCGGTAAGAACTACGAGCGTCGCTTTAAAGATACCGACCTGTTTGAACAGATCTTCTATCGTATCTTAAAAATAGCTGCCGAGAAAAAGCTCATTAGTGCGGAGCACGTTTTTGTGGATTCCACTCATGTAAAAGCTAGCGCGAATAAGCGTAAATTTGAAAAGAAAATGGTTCGCAAAGAAACACGCGCGTATCAGGAACGCCTCCAAGAAGAGATTAATCAGAACCGAGAGGATCATGGAAAAAAGCCGTTCCCGCCAGATAAGTTCGATAAAGAAGAAACGAAAGAAATCAAGGAAAGTACAACCGATCCGGACAGTGGCTACTACGTTAAAGACGAACGAACCAAACAATTTGCCTATTCCTTTCACGCGGCCGCAGACCGTAAGGGATTCGTAATTGGCACAATGGTCACACCAGGCAACACACATGACAGCCAGATCTTAGAGCCGTTAATGGAGAAAGTGATAGAAAAGGTAGGAAAACCGAAAGCTGTTGGTGCAGATGGAGCTTACAAAACACCTGCCATTGCCAGTTATTTAATGGAAAACGGCATGACACCTGCCTTGCCTTATACACGGCCGCGCACAAAAGAGGGCTTCTTCAGAAAGCATGACTATGTGTACGATGAACATTTTGACTGTTACCTTTGTCCGGCAGGGGAAGTATTGAATTACTCAACGACGAATAAGGAAGGCTATCGTGAATACAGATCACCCAAACAGGTTTGTACCTCCTGCCCTTTTTTAGCTAAATGCACGGAAAGCAGAGATCATCAAAAAGTGGTGACACGCCATATTTGGCAGAAATATATGGAAGAGGCCGACCATCTTCGCCACCACGAAGAAGTTAAAGCGATTTATGCGGAGCGAAAAGAAACGATTGAGCGTGTATTCGCAGATGCAAAAGAAAAGCATGGCATGCGTTGGACAACGTTAAGAGGACTTAAAAAATTGTCGATGCAAGCGATGCTTACTTTCGCTGCCATGAATCTCAAGAAAATGGCCAGCTGGACTTGGCGAGAACCAGAAATGGCTTAA
- a CDS encoding DUF3298 and DUF4163 domain-containing protein: protein MPTALPVAVQTVKLSSGPQKTVFYPQVTGMRNKEIQKAMNRAIAYQTQQLINLQVGNMPTTVEEMEGSYEIKNNQREVLSVSLSNYTYHFHAAHGMTFIKSLTFDWQKGKLYQLKDLFKPGSDYVKRLSDLIRIQIQQRDIQLLNDFTAIQPNQDFYIADKALIIYFQLYEITPYVFGFPMFPISVYSLQDIIDENGPLARMAVNN from the coding sequence TTGCCTACTGCATTACCAGTTGCTGTCCAAACCGTTAAGCTAAGTAGCGGGCCACAGAAAACAGTCTTTTATCCCCAAGTTACCGGCATGAGAAATAAAGAGATTCAAAAAGCAATGAATCGCGCCATTGCTTATCAAACCCAGCAGCTTATCAACCTGCAAGTTGGAAATATGCCGACAACGGTTGAAGAGATGGAGGGCTCCTATGAAATCAAAAACAACCAACGGGAAGTGCTGAGTGTATCGCTTTCTAATTATACGTATCACTTTCATGCGGCTCATGGAATGACATTTATTAAATCGCTGACATTTGATTGGCAAAAAGGAAAGCTTTATCAACTTAAAGACTTGTTTAAGCCCGGAAGTGATTATGTGAAAAGGCTGTCTGACTTAATCCGCATACAAATCCAGCAGCGGGATATCCAACTGCTGAATGACTTTACAGCTATTCAGCCGAATCAAGACTTTTACATTGCCGATAAAGCGCTTATCATTTATTTTCAGCTTTACGAAATCACTCCATATGTTTTCGGCTTCCCGATGTTCCCGATTTCTGTGTATAGCTTACAGGATATTATTGATGAAAATGGCCCGCTCGCACGAATGGCTGTGAATAATTAG
- a CDS encoding YjfB family protein produces the protein MDIALMSMALGQGKVQRQASIAVMKMAMGGAKQQGEALQKLMETADVAAIQHAAQPHLGGNIDIKG, from the coding sequence ATGGATATAGCGTTGATGTCAATGGCATTAGGACAAGGGAAAGTTCAGCGGCAGGCTTCTATAGCGGTGATGAAGATGGCAATGGGAGGGGCGAAACAGCAGGGAGAAGCCCTTCAAAAATTAATGGAGACAGCTGATGTGGCAGCTATTCAACATGCTGCCCAGCCGCATTTAGGAGGCAACATCGACATAAAAGGATAA
- a CDS encoding S-layer homology domain-containing protein, with product MTFRKRVQAVFMAVLLLGCIPTLSTKAASYSDVPATHWSAKEVGYLSDLGILKGGSNGKFNKDAPVTRAQAAAILVRAKKLPLVNVPNPGFKDVPASHPFYKEIAAAVHAGWFSKAVNFNPNGKLKRVEMAKITTDAFSLKGSLPVEWEDMTRAYWGTPYVTPLVANGITSGYTATKYNPSGVVTRAQFAVFIARALNEKFRISVVSYPKKAAQGIFYPQFKDTAGAHDFGFLNNEYAKIGRNLVSIRKEIMDLAREDHSLGKYYEYVVSYKVARADANYTSVVFESYEYTGGAHGYEQLFSYNYDVKNSRFISLDHLAEKSNYERAVIDRINAQAYALHNQGRIYWEGLDSLAEHKKQFYMTTAGFVVYFNPYEYGPYSNGIREFTLPYSLIR from the coding sequence ATGACTTTTAGAAAAAGAGTACAGGCTGTCTTTATGGCCGTTTTGCTTCTAGGTTGTATCCCAACTTTAAGCACGAAGGCTGCTAGTTATTCAGATGTGCCGGCTACTCACTGGAGTGCGAAGGAAGTAGGTTACTTAAGTGACTTAGGCATATTAAAAGGAGGCTCCAATGGCAAGTTTAATAAGGATGCACCAGTTACGCGAGCACAGGCGGCCGCTATTTTAGTTCGTGCAAAGAAGCTTCCATTAGTAAATGTGCCAAATCCGGGTTTTAAGGATGTGCCTGCTTCTCATCCGTTCTATAAAGAGATTGCCGCGGCCGTACATGCAGGCTGGTTTTCGAAAGCCGTGAATTTTAACCCGAATGGAAAATTGAAGCGTGTAGAAATGGCGAAAATCACGACGGATGCTTTTTCTCTAAAAGGATCGTTGCCGGTGGAATGGGAAGATATGACAAGGGCGTATTGGGGGACTCCGTATGTCACGCCACTCGTAGCAAATGGGATTACTTCCGGTTATACGGCTACGAAATACAATCCATCAGGGGTCGTTACACGTGCACAGTTCGCCGTGTTCATTGCCCGGGCGTTGAACGAGAAATTTAGAATTAGCGTGGTCTCTTACCCTAAAAAGGCAGCGCAAGGAATATTTTATCCGCAATTTAAAGATACGGCAGGTGCTCATGATTTTGGCTTTTTAAATAACGAATACGCAAAAATAGGAAGAAATCTCGTAAGTATCCGCAAAGAAATCATGGATCTTGCCCGAGAAGATCATTCGTTGGGAAAATACTATGAATATGTGGTGTCTTATAAGGTGGCTCGCGCCGATGCCAATTATACGAGTGTTGTATTCGAAAGCTATGAATATACAGGCGGCGCACACGGGTATGAACAGCTCTTTTCTTACAATTATGATGTGAAGAATAGCCGTTTTATATCGCTGGATCATCTTGCGGAAAAATCAAATTATGAACGCGCGGTGATTGACCGGATCAATGCCCAAGCCTATGCGTTACACAATCAGGGACGCATTTATTGGGAGGGGCTTGACAGTTTGGCTGAGCATAAAAAGCAATTTTACATGACCACTGCAGGATTTGTCGTCTACTTTAACCCTTATGAATATGGCCCGTATTCAAATGGCATTAGAGAATTTACCCTGCCGTATTCTTTGATCCGCTGA